In one window of Microbacterium sp. PM5 DNA:
- a CDS encoding zinc-dependent metalloprotease: MADETPDRPEDEFQELLRNLLGGGGAGLDPEQLESLSRMGVDPAMLQQMMAQMQHAFATGSDDGIDWSAAKTQALHLANKDGLGITSGDRQDFDQAFSLATLWLSEATTISDLAAPAQAMTRGQWVEATLPVWQELAEPVADSIAGALTAAIDEQTPEEMRQLVAGAGTFMRRVGGSLFAAQLGGVIGRLSQEVVSGGDVGIPVMPDGIAAILPQNFADFARDLDVTDDQLALYLGTRELAHARLFRHARWLRLHVITQVTEFARGIHVDTTALEDLASRFDPSSPEELRSALESGALLPQRTPAQEAALGRLENLLATIEGWVEVVTADATSRLPASAKIAEAVRRRRAVGGPAEQAMASLVGLELRPRRLREAAAMWRAVTDAVGIEARDRLWDYPDLMPGASDIDDPQALVARLVAHERGEDPERDALDEALDALLAEAAEEAAGEAEQGGGAPEARTTDDDGPEDPRPV, encoded by the coding sequence ATGGCTGACGAGACTCCCGACCGCCCCGAGGACGAATTCCAAGAACTGCTGCGGAACCTGCTCGGCGGTGGAGGTGCAGGCCTCGACCCCGAACAGCTCGAGAGCCTCTCCCGCATGGGCGTGGATCCCGCCATGCTGCAGCAGATGATGGCGCAGATGCAGCACGCTTTCGCCACCGGCAGCGACGACGGCATCGACTGGAGCGCCGCGAAGACACAAGCGCTGCACCTGGCGAACAAGGACGGGCTCGGCATCACGTCGGGCGATCGTCAGGACTTCGACCAGGCTTTCAGCCTCGCGACCCTCTGGCTGAGCGAAGCCACGACGATCTCCGACCTCGCGGCCCCGGCGCAGGCCATGACCCGCGGACAGTGGGTCGAGGCGACACTTCCGGTCTGGCAGGAGCTGGCCGAGCCCGTCGCCGATTCGATCGCGGGGGCACTCACCGCCGCGATCGACGAGCAGACCCCGGAAGAGATGCGACAGCTGGTCGCCGGAGCGGGCACGTTCATGCGGCGCGTGGGCGGCTCTCTGTTCGCCGCTCAGCTCGGCGGCGTCATCGGACGTCTGTCGCAGGAGGTGGTTTCCGGCGGTGACGTCGGCATTCCCGTCATGCCCGACGGCATCGCGGCGATCCTGCCGCAGAACTTCGCCGACTTCGCCCGCGATCTCGATGTGACCGATGACCAGCTCGCCCTGTATCTGGGCACCCGCGAACTGGCGCACGCTCGCCTGTTCCGCCACGCCCGGTGGCTGCGGCTGCACGTGATCACCCAGGTGACCGAGTTCGCCCGCGGCATCCACGTCGACACCACGGCCCTCGAAGACCTCGCATCACGCTTCGACCCGTCCTCGCCGGAGGAACTGCGCTCGGCTCTCGAGTCCGGAGCGCTGCTTCCCCAACGCACGCCCGCGCAGGAGGCCGCGCTGGGCCGGCTCGAGAACCTCCTGGCGACCATCGAAGGCTGGGTGGAGGTCGTGACCGCCGATGCGACCTCGCGTCTTCCCGCCTCGGCGAAGATCGCCGAGGCGGTGCGTCGCCGCCGAGCGGTGGGCGGTCCCGCCGAACAGGCGATGGCCTCCCTCGTCGGCTTGGAACTGCGCCCCCGACGACTGCGCGAAGCGGCGGCGATGTGGCGGGCCGTCACGGATGCCGTGGGCATCGAGGCGCGCGATCGCCTCTGGGACTACCCCGACCTCATGCCGGGAGCGAGTGACATCGACGACCCGCAGGCGCTCGTCGCGCGTCTGGTCGCCCACGAACGCGGCGAGGACCCCGAACGGGATGCTCTCGACGAGGCACTGGACGCGCTGCTGGCCGAAGCGGCCGAGGAGGCGGCTGGAGAGGCGGAGCAGGGCGGAGGCGCACCCGAGGCGCGCACCACCGATGACGACGGTCCGGAGGATCCCCGGCCGGTGTGA
- a CDS encoding phosphotransferase — MARSPLTLAASVTSALPRVAVVGVAPLTEGVSGRYDSAIATLDDGRRVVVRVPVNDQAEQDLRSEARALTSLTAGVRGVLPFGAPDVLGQTTVDGRSALVQTLLPGYRVDAAHVPAGRGVATALAAAIAAVHDLPVTVIRDAGLPMLTSAQVRDEAERLLDRAESTGLLPFGLLRRWSTAIGSDPLWRFETTVVLGGVDPASFVFEDDADGTPAVTGLLTWGALGVGDPAIDVRWTASAPAAQADVLDEYARRSHRAPDALLAERARLHAELEFAKWLVHGHEAGQQDVVRDAVALLESLDANVRDEPVRARDDVTLDQALAATQRVPAGAGEAADTSMQTDSFDPETLATFLADENATGMVETSRLDTVAIEMSEWAQPAHASATRVPVHTSDIPVHDGSAPEDGRGDAVADDTPGEPSPDDIDRDTAARNALRRWTGTA; from the coding sequence ATGGCACGCTCACCACTCACTCTAGCCGCGTCGGTCACGTCGGCCCTTCCCCGCGTCGCGGTGGTCGGTGTGGCGCCGCTGACCGAGGGCGTCTCCGGCCGCTACGACAGCGCGATCGCCACGCTCGACGACGGCCGACGAGTCGTGGTGCGCGTACCCGTCAACGACCAGGCCGAGCAGGATCTGCGCTCCGAGGCGCGGGCGTTGACGTCGCTGACCGCGGGGGTGCGTGGAGTGCTGCCGTTCGGCGCCCCGGATGTGCTCGGTCAGACGACGGTCGATGGCCGCAGCGCCCTCGTCCAGACCCTGCTGCCCGGCTACCGGGTCGATGCCGCCCACGTGCCCGCGGGCCGGGGGGTCGCCACCGCTCTCGCCGCCGCGATCGCGGCGGTTCACGACCTCCCGGTGACGGTGATCCGCGACGCGGGATTGCCGATGCTGACGTCTGCGCAGGTGCGCGACGAGGCCGAGCGCCTCCTCGATCGGGCGGAGTCGACGGGCCTGCTGCCCTTCGGTCTGCTGCGACGCTGGAGCACCGCCATCGGCTCCGATCCGCTGTGGCGCTTCGAGACGACCGTCGTTCTGGGTGGGGTGGACCCGGCATCCTTCGTCTTCGAAGACGATGCCGACGGCACCCCCGCCGTCACCGGCCTTCTGACCTGGGGTGCGCTCGGCGTCGGGGACCCGGCCATCGATGTGCGCTGGACGGCCTCGGCCCCGGCCGCTCAGGCCGACGTGCTCGACGAGTACGCGCGTCGTTCGCACCGCGCGCCCGACGCCCTTCTCGCCGAGCGGGCTCGGCTGCACGCGGAGCTGGAGTTCGCGAAGTGGCTGGTGCACGGCCACGAGGCCGGTCAGCAGGACGTCGTCCGCGACGCCGTGGCACTGCTCGAATCGCTCGACGCCAACGTTCGCGACGAGCCCGTGCGAGCACGTGATGACGTCACGCTCGATCAGGCGCTCGCAGCGACCCAGCGGGTGCCTGCCGGAGCGGGCGAGGCCGCGGACACCTCGATGCAGACCGACAGCTTCGACCCCGAGACCCTCGCCACCTTCCTCGCCGACGAGAATGCGACCGGCATGGTCGAGACCAGCCGCCTCGACACCGTCGCGATCGAGATGTCCGAGTGGGCGCAGCCGGCACACGCGTCAGCCACGCGCGTTCCGGTGCACACGTCCGACATTCCCGTGCACGACGGCTCCGCGCCCGAGGACGGTCGAGGCGATGCCGTGGCAGACGACACCCCCGGTGAGCCCTCGCCCGACGACATCGACCGCGATACCGCCGCCCGCAACGCGCTGCGGCGGTGGACGGGAACGGCCTGA
- the nudC gene encoding NAD(+) diphosphatase yields MSPSAEPPVPVRPPALARGGIDRCAEERDAPDLLARLRAERSTRVVAVHGDRAPLDGDGTLRTVPVESIRDGVSWAFLGRDGAGAAVLLAASGADHDVPLSAHPADGWAALRAVGGEMSATDAGLLVEAVALGRWLVEAPFCSHCGARTEERAAGWARHCPVCGREHFPRTDPAVIVAVISPDGSSLLLGKNALWADRNLYSTFAGFVEAGESLESAIVREVQEEAGVIVEALHYRGSQSWPYPRSLMLGFHATAVSMSAACADGEEIVDVRWFSRGEIRGALRGEGDVLLPGMTSIAHRLIADWAGDPA; encoded by the coding sequence ATGTCGCCATCGGCTGAGCCGCCCGTTCCCGTTCGTCCGCCCGCTCTTGCGCGCGGCGGCATCGACCGCTGCGCCGAGGAGCGCGACGCACCGGACCTGCTTGCGCGTCTTCGCGCGGAGAGGTCGACGCGGGTGGTCGCCGTGCACGGCGATCGCGCCCCGCTCGACGGCGACGGGACGCTGCGCACCGTGCCGGTCGAGAGCATTCGTGACGGGGTGTCGTGGGCATTCCTCGGACGCGACGGCGCAGGCGCCGCGGTGCTGCTCGCGGCATCCGGTGCCGACCATGACGTTCCCCTGAGCGCGCATCCCGCCGACGGGTGGGCAGCGCTGCGGGCGGTCGGCGGAGAGATGTCGGCTACGGACGCCGGACTCCTCGTCGAGGCGGTCGCTCTGGGGCGATGGCTGGTGGAAGCGCCCTTCTGCTCCCACTGCGGTGCGCGCACCGAGGAACGTGCAGCGGGCTGGGCGCGCCACTGCCCGGTCTGCGGGCGCGAGCATTTTCCCCGCACCGACCCCGCCGTCATCGTCGCCGTGATCTCTCCGGACGGCTCGTCGTTGCTGCTCGGCAAGAACGCGCTGTGGGCGGATCGCAACCTCTACTCGACGTTCGCCGGCTTCGTCGAGGCGGGGGAGTCGCTGGAGTCGGCGATCGTGCGCGAGGTGCAGGAGGAGGCCGGCGTGATCGTCGAGGCGCTGCACTACCGGGGGTCGCAGTCGTGGCCCTACCCGCGCTCGCTGATGCTCGGATTCCATGCGACGGCGGTCAGCATGTCGGCGGCCTGCGCCGACGGCGAGGAGATCGTCGACGTCCGGTGGTTCTCGCGCGGGGAGATCCGTGGAGCGCTGCGCGGCGAGGGCGACGTGCTCCTGCCAGGCATGACATCCATCGCGCACCGGCTGATCGCAGACTGGGCGGGAGATCCCGCGTGA
- a CDS encoding ATP-dependent helicase produces the protein MSGRALEGLDDEQRVAAATLRGPVCVLAGAGTGKTRVITHRIAHGVDTGAYSPSRVMAVTFTAKAAGEMRGRLRALGVEGVAARTFHATALAQLNFFWPQLARDTAPSIIDNKVRVLGQAADSLGLRLDGTTLRDVASRIEWRKVAMRTIDQDAAAHPEGLGAALDAPALADLQRRYEKVKDERRQLDFEDVLLACAGMLESEPRVAAAVHEQYRHLTVDEFQDVSPVQHRLLELWLGDRRDLCVVGDASQTIYSFAGADPRYLLEFPDRYEDATVVRLERNYRSDPAILGVANALMRGRPGALVLRSDRPTGPVPSVTAYDDDQAEADGVAAAVAAQLASGIEPNEIAVLYRANAQSAPVLSALASRGIAATVLGGKRFFDLPEVRQAVSLLRGASVAPTGDGLVRAVRDVLRSVGLTDDPPPAGGALRDAWEARAAVLRLAEQAPEDTTLRAFTDELILRGRSQHEPTLRTVTLATLHAAKGLEWDHVHLLGLAEGLLPISYATGFDEIDEERRLAYVGVTRAARTLSMSWSERSGSRPRQRSRFLQEIGTGTVRAGDAHATSAGRARR, from the coding sequence GTGAGCGGACGCGCACTGGAGGGCCTGGACGACGAGCAGCGGGTCGCGGCGGCGACGCTGCGCGGACCCGTGTGCGTGCTTGCGGGGGCCGGCACGGGAAAGACACGGGTGATCACGCACCGCATCGCCCACGGCGTCGACACGGGGGCTTATTCGCCGTCGAGAGTCATGGCGGTGACCTTCACAGCGAAGGCGGCGGGGGAGATGCGCGGGCGGCTCCGCGCGCTCGGTGTCGAAGGGGTCGCCGCACGCACGTTCCATGCGACCGCGCTGGCGCAACTGAACTTCTTCTGGCCGCAGCTCGCCCGTGACACCGCGCCCTCGATCATCGACAACAAGGTACGCGTGCTCGGGCAGGCCGCCGACAGCCTGGGCCTCCGCCTGGACGGCACCACCCTGCGCGACGTCGCCAGCCGCATCGAATGGCGCAAGGTCGCGATGCGCACGATCGATCAGGATGCCGCGGCGCACCCCGAGGGGCTTGGCGCCGCCCTGGATGCACCGGCGCTCGCAGACCTGCAGCGCCGATACGAGAAGGTGAAGGACGAACGCCGTCAGCTGGACTTCGAGGATGTCCTGCTCGCGTGCGCCGGGATGCTGGAATCGGAGCCGCGCGTCGCGGCGGCCGTGCATGAGCAGTACCGCCACCTGACGGTCGACGAGTTCCAAGACGTCTCGCCTGTGCAGCACCGCCTCCTGGAGCTCTGGCTCGGAGACCGACGAGACCTCTGCGTCGTCGGCGACGCGAGCCAGACCATCTACTCGTTCGCCGGCGCCGACCCGCGCTACCTGCTCGAGTTCCCCGACCGCTACGAGGATGCCACCGTCGTGCGGCTGGAACGCAACTACCGCTCCGACCCGGCGATTCTCGGTGTCGCGAATGCGCTCATGCGCGGACGCCCCGGGGCCCTGGTCCTGCGTTCGGACCGACCGACGGGCCCCGTCCCGTCGGTCACCGCCTACGACGACGATCAAGCGGAAGCCGACGGCGTGGCTGCGGCGGTGGCGGCCCAGCTCGCGTCGGGCATCGAGCCGAACGAGATCGCCGTGCTGTATCGAGCCAACGCGCAATCAGCGCCGGTGCTCTCGGCCCTCGCCTCGCGCGGCATCGCCGCGACCGTGCTCGGCGGCAAGCGATTCTTCGACCTGCCCGAAGTCCGCCAGGCGGTTTCGCTCCTGCGCGGTGCCTCTGTCGCACCGACTGGGGATGGTCTGGTGCGGGCGGTGCGGGACGTGCTGCGGTCGGTCGGCTTGACCGATGATCCGCCTCCGGCCGGTGGGGCACTTCGCGACGCGTGGGAGGCGCGAGCCGCCGTGCTGCGTCTGGCCGAGCAGGCACCGGAAGACACCACCCTGCGGGCGTTCACCGACGAGCTCATCCTTCGTGGGCGCAGTCAGCACGAGCCCACTCTGCGGACGGTGACGCTCGCTACGCTCCACGCGGCGAAAGGCCTGGAGTGGGATCACGTCCACCTCCTCGGGCTCGCGGAGGGACTGCTGCCGATCTCTTACGCCACGGGCTTCGACGAGATCGACGAGGAACGAAGACTCGCCTACGTGGGGGTCACGCGGGCTGCGCGTACCCTTTCGATGAGCTGGTCGGAACGGTCGGGATCGCGCCCGCGTCAGCGTTCCCGCTTCCTTCAGGAGATCGGCACAGGCACCGTGCGTGCGGGCGATGCGCATGCCACGTCCGCCGGACGCGCGCGGCGCTGA
- a CDS encoding S16 family serine protease produces the protein MALFDEGTTVVPARRRPVSRPLRVGVWALAVALVALLALTLLPTNYVIQRPGPVFNTLGSAPDSSGADVPLITVKGAPTYPTSGALDLLTVQVVGNRERTPSWFELALAWFDPAKAVLPLDDVFPQGQTTEQRNQESAVMMVDSQKEATAAALTQLGYDVKPMVEVYALTDDSAAQGILQKGDIIRSANGQAITETDQLRTIINAGAGAPVRLTIDRSGASENVEVTPKQATVDGKSTWLVGISTMHDYDFPVDVTLQLNNVGGPSAGMMFALGIIDTLSDGNLNGGEQVAGTGTIDAAGTVGPIGGIRQKMYGAVGAGATYFLAPKDNCDEVVGHVPSGLRVFSVATLKDSLQVLATIRDKGDLDALPTCR, from the coding sequence GTGGCACTGTTCGACGAGGGCACGACGGTCGTGCCCGCTCGCCGCCGTCCGGTGTCTCGCCCCCTGCGCGTGGGCGTGTGGGCTCTTGCGGTCGCCTTGGTGGCGCTGCTCGCCCTCACGCTCCTGCCCACCAACTACGTCATTCAGCGTCCGGGGCCGGTCTTCAACACGCTGGGGTCGGCCCCCGACTCGTCGGGCGCCGACGTGCCGCTGATCACCGTGAAGGGCGCCCCGACCTACCCGACCTCCGGTGCACTGGACCTGCTGACGGTGCAGGTCGTCGGCAATCGCGAACGGACGCCGTCGTGGTTCGAGCTCGCTCTCGCCTGGTTCGACCCGGCGAAGGCGGTGCTCCCCTTGGACGACGTGTTCCCGCAGGGTCAGACGACCGAGCAACGCAACCAGGAGAGCGCGGTGATGATGGTCGACTCTCAGAAGGAGGCGACGGCTGCCGCTCTCACGCAGCTCGGCTACGACGTCAAGCCGATGGTCGAGGTCTACGCGCTCACCGACGACTCGGCGGCGCAGGGCATCCTCCAGAAGGGCGACATCATCCGCAGCGCGAACGGTCAGGCGATCACCGAGACCGATCAGCTGCGCACCATCATCAACGCCGGCGCGGGCGCTCCCGTTCGGCTCACGATCGACCGCTCCGGGGCCAGCGAGAACGTCGAGGTGACCCCGAAGCAGGCCACCGTGGACGGCAAGAGCACGTGGCTCGTGGGAATCTCGACCATGCACGACTACGACTTCCCGGTCGACGTCACCCTGCAGCTGAACAACGTCGGCGGGCCCAGCGCCGGCATGATGTTCGCCCTGGGCATCATCGACACGCTCAGCGACGGGAACCTCAACGGCGGCGAGCAGGTCGCCGGAACCGGCACGATCGATGCCGCCGGCACCGTTGGGCCCATCGGTGGGATCCGCCAGAAGATGTACGGGGCGGTGGGTGCCGGAGCGACCTACTTCCTCGCCCCCAAGGACAACTGCGACGAGGTGGTCGGACACGTCCCATCCGGTCTCCGGGTGTTCTCCGTCGCGACCCTGAAGGACTCGTTGCAGGTGCTGGCGACGATCCGCGACAAGGGTGACCTCGACGCGCTTCCGACCTGCCGCTGA